A genomic window from Candidatus Methylomirabilota bacterium includes:
- a CDS encoding NADH-quinone oxidoreductase subunit A, translating to MPEYSSVAIFAALILAFGVVSLGAARLLRPARPDAVKLMNYECGAEPIGAAWVRFPAGFYLVALVFILFDTLAVFLFPWALILKSAGLGAFWVVAAFVGIIGLGWLYARREGVLEWK from the coding sequence TTGCCGGAGTACTCGTCCGTCGCCATCTTCGCCGCGCTCATCCTGGCGTTTGGCGTCGTGTCCCTGGGGGCCGCCCGCCTGCTGCGGCCGGCGCGCCCGGACGCCGTCAAGCTCATGAATTACGAGTGTGGGGCCGAGCCGATCGGCGCCGCGTGGGTGCGGTTCCCGGCGGGCTTCTATCTGGTGGCCCTCGTGTTCATCCTGTTCGACACGCTCGCCGTGTTTCTCTTCCCGTGGGCCCTGATCCTCAAGTCGGCCGGGCTCGGGGCGTTCTGGGTCGTCGCGGCATTCGTGGGAATCATCGGGCTGGGCTGGCTCTACGCCCGGCGCGAGGGAGTGCTCGAGTGGAAGTGA
- a CDS encoding NADH-quinone oxidoreductase subunit B family protein, with protein sequence MPGGWIVVTSTEKIFNWARSSSIWPVTFGLACCAIEMMATFASRFDVERLGMVPWASPRHSDLMIISGTVTIKMAPMLQRIYEQMPDPKWALSMGSCANSGGPFRHGYHVVKGVDRVIPVDVYVPGCPPPPESLLNGLLLLQDQVSHFRRTGRRAPPSPKVD encoded by the coding sequence ATGCCGGGCGGCTGGATCGTCGTGACCTCCACCGAGAAGATCTTCAACTGGGCGCGCAGCTCGTCGATCTGGCCGGTCACCTTCGGGCTGGCCTGCTGTGCGATCGAGATGATGGCGACGTTCGCGTCGCGGTTCGACGTCGAGCGGCTCGGCATGGTGCCCTGGGCGTCGCCGCGGCACTCGGACCTGATGATCATCTCCGGCACCGTCACCATCAAGATGGCGCCGATGCTCCAGCGCATCTACGAGCAGATGCCCGATCCCAAGTGGGCCCTGTCGATGGGCTCCTGCGCGAACTCCGGCGGGCCGTTCCGCCACGGCTATCACGTGGTCAAGGGCGTCGATCGCGTCATCCCGGTGGACGTGTACGTGCCGGGCTGTCCGCCTCCACCGGAGTCGCTCCTGAACGGTCTGCTGCTCCTCCAGGATCAGGTCTCGCATTTCAGGCGCACGGGCCGCCGGGCCCCGCCGTCGCCGAAGGTGGACTGA